In Chloroflexota bacterium, one DNA window encodes the following:
- a CDS encoding thiolase family protein — protein sequence MAERVGIVAVAQTKYHPNRADVNEGELAWEVIKQVLQETGLTFCDDGNGIDSAVTCSEDFWDGRTATNNNVMSYVGAHLGVENKVTEDGINAIYCAMAQILSGHHDTVLVVCHMKESQADKSLVENAAMDAIFMRLLGMNFLTAAALQAKRLMYKYGVTVEQCAKVAVKNRRNAKNNPFAQEPMDITVEDVLSSRLLASPIRLLDTKPISDGACAMILTREEKARKLTAKPVWILGAANCYETHYLGDRDLAECDALVLAAKRAYSMAGVTNPLKELDVAEICEEHSYQELLWMEGLGFCGRGEAGRLIDAGVTQMGGQLPVNPSGGMLAGNPNHVGGMARVAEAVLQLRGEAGDRQVAGAKVALAHGVTGICGQHQCVMILGNK from the coding sequence GTGGCTGAAAGAGTAGGGATAGTGGCTGTAGCTCAGACGAAATACCATCCAAATAGAGCTGACGTAAATGAAGGAGAGCTGGCGTGGGAGGTGATAAAGCAGGTGCTCCAGGAGACGGGGCTGACCTTCTGCGACGACGGGAACGGTATTGATTCCGCGGTCACCTGCTCCGAGGACTTCTGGGATGGCAGGACAGCAACAAATAACAATGTCATGTCGTATGTGGGCGCACACTTAGGGGTTGAGAACAAGGTAACTGAGGACGGGATCAATGCCATTTACTGTGCTATGGCTCAGATACTCTCTGGCCACCACGATACTGTTCTGGTAGTTTGCCACATGAAGGAGTCTCAGGCAGACAAAAGCCTGGTGGAAAATGCTGCCATGGATGCTATCTTCATGAGGCTTTTGGGCATGAATTTCCTGACTGCCGCTGCCTTGCAGGCCAAGCGTTTGATGTACAAGTACGGCGTAACGGTCGAGCAGTGCGCTAAGGTGGCGGTGAAGAACCGTCGGAATGCCAAAAACAATCCCTTTGCCCAGGAGCCTATGGACATCACAGTAGAGGATGTCCTCAGTTCCAGGTTGCTGGCGTCTCCTATCAGGCTTCTGGACACCAAGCCTATCTCAGACGGCGCCTGCGCCATGATACTGACCCGAGAGGAGAAAGCCAGGAAGCTCACTGCTAAGCCAGTCTGGATACTGGGGGCGGCCAACTGCTATGAGACCCACTACCTGGGAGACAGGGATCTGGCCGAATGCGACGCTCTGGTGTTGGCTGCCAAGCGGGCCTACAGCATGGCAGGTGTCACCAATCCCTTGAAGGAATTGGATGTAGCCGAGATCTGTGAAGAACATTCCTATCAGGAACTCCTGTGGATGGAAGGGCTTGGCTTCTGTGGGCGAGGGGAGGCTGGCAGACTCATTGATGCCGGAGTGACCCAAATGGGGGGACAGCTTCCGGTGAACCCTTCCGGGGGGATGCTTGCCGGCAATCCGAATCACGTGGGCGGAATGGCGCGTGTGGCTGAGGCGGTGCTTCAGTTGCGTGGTGAGGCGGGTGACAGGCAGGTCGCTGGCGCAAAAGTGGCCCTGGCGCATGGCGTCACTGGTATCTGCGGACAGCATCAATGCGTCATGATTCTGGGCAACAAGTAG